A window of Syngnathus acus chromosome 17, fSynAcu1.2, whole genome shotgun sequence genomic DNA:
TTTGAGTCACATTTGGTGTGTCTGGAATGTCGCCGCAATCTCCAACCACGCCTAAACAGGAGTAGCATGACGGCTTAAAAGTAATTGCACAACCGCTACAGTAGGTGGTGCAAATCCCTCATCATGACTGCAATTTCCGATCTTTTTCGTGACTCACCAAGTGCCTGAGCCCATTTGATGGCGGTGCCAGTATCTGCTGCATTACCCTCAGCCAGATACACTACTTCTGGGCCAATCTTCCAACCCACCAGCGGATAGAGACCTACAAGAGAAGACCCACTAGTGCTCATCACAGACATGGCACCAACTTTGTGCACCTGCATCATACATGATGTCACTCCTTGTTACTTTACCATTTACGGACGTGTGAGGTGTGCTGCCAGTGTTGATGTCCATGAAGGTACCTGTTCCCATGGTGATCTTCACATCACCCACATTGTAACAGCACTCCCCAAACATGGCAGCCTGTTGGTCCGCCATCTACAGCGCGAGGCATTTCATAATTATGCGTTGACGATTGGCAAGATAACACGATCCAACATAGAGGAGGACAATAAAGACAATGATATGACAAGTCATATCCTAGTGATAAAGATAAAGGAGGTTGTGAGACCAACTCACCACTGACATGATGGGAATGGGCAAACCAAAGATGGACGGGTCAGTGCAACCAAATTCATGTCTGGAGTGTGACAGGAgagtaaaagaaaacaatcaacCCAGTTTTTACTGACACCGTCTGAGGTATTTGATTAACTTTCATTTATGGTTGAAGATGATGGAACTGCACATCTAATATGTTGACTATTAAATAACACTCAAATATGACCATCCTTACAAACACTGAGTTTTTGTATTGGATCTCATGAGTAGTCACGGGTGCCGTAGGAGCACACATGACTACTTGTAAAGCCAGCTCGAGATCAATTTCTGTCTGCTCAGTCACTTTAGCTGTGAGTGTGAATCCTTGTCTGCCTCTATGTGCCCTGTTATTGACTGGTGACCCATCCTGGGTGTAGTCTGTCTTTTTCCAGAGTCAGCTGGATACACTCCAGCTTCCCCCTGACACACAATAGGATGCACAATTCTCGGATCTCATTAATATACCGGAATGTCATGCCCGGTGATTTTGAGATTCATTTACTCACCCTGTATTTTCTACTTTGGGAAAAATAGAGAGCGGCAGGGAGACCAGAGAGCAAAGCATCTGACTCCAACACATCTGTGAATAAAGAAGCGTTACAGGgataatgaatgaattcatCCACAAGTTAGACGAATAAATTACATGAATCACCAAACCTGATAGGAGTCGAAAATCCCCGTTGCACTTGCATTTGAGTAGTCAGTGGCATGAATCACTCCTGGGAGAGATCAGGTGACACTGAGAtgactatttctttttttatctcatgGTATGATCATTtcatatgtatgtgtgtttttgtattaTGCAACTCGTTGCGCACAGAGAGGATTTTGCAAGAGGGGTGGCTCTTACGTGAGAACAATGGGAAATATCAAGCCTACCGTTTGTGAGTTTAAACAAGAGCCAGGTGTCAATTGTTCCAAAGCAGCAGTTGCCTTCGGCCACAGCCTGAGCAACCTAAGAGCAGCACAAACATTTATGTTGACGTGtcatttaaatcaatatttatttggggTTCATATTAGAGACCTTAAATGTTGCAGTACCTTTATCAGTGCTGTGCAACTCTCACAGGCACTCAcctgtttgtagtgtttgagGGTCCAAACAAGGCGGAAAGTGACATGCTGAGGGGAGAAGACAATCAGACTCGCTGCAAGTGAGCGCTTCTGCCTGGTCACGAAGTGCAGAACTTTCATTACACCATGGATCGCCTGAAGGCAGAGATGGCAACAGGATTCCCAAGTTGTACTGTACTTATTTATATTAGGAACATATACttgcgttaaaaaaaaaaagactttgctTCAAATGAAAGTACAATTTATGGTCAATTACACATACATTTTGATAACTTGGCACAACAtgtaaaaaaagcacacaaaattGTTGACCTCTCATTAACTTGCATAGTTCTCCTACTGAgaagacttaaaaaaacaaaactggacATATCATGGTGGACTCTcgttattggaaaaaaaatgaaatagatGGAAAACAGCAATACAGAATGAGACTCACTTTCAAGGTGCATGATCTGTTCCAGGATGTTACCAACTCCGCTGCTCTCTGGTCCTGCCAGCTGATGAAATTATGGAAAGGAGTGCCAGTTCTCctgtgaaaggaaaaaaaaaaacagtatgaAAGTAAATAAAGTGTGGCTGTGTATACTACATGAATTCTCAGCTGATATCACCTGTCCCACGTTGTAAAGGTAGCTCGCTGGGTAGAGATGCCCATAGCTTCCATTTGATGCATTTGGACTCCGGCATCTATattgtgcaaaacaaaaatccaacaGTGGTCCCTGTTAATTAACAATGTCTTGATGGTTCTACTGGGGATGTTGGAGACAATCAATACCTTTCACAGCCCCCTTCACCACAAAGATGAAGCCTTTCCACAGTTCAGCCGGGTCAAGTTCCACATGTCCTTCCTCTGGATATAACGGGACCACCTAAATTAAGAATACAGCGTTACGTGGAGTGCATGGAAGGTCGAACTTGACTGTATTAGAAGAAAAAGTGAATACTGGACCTCTGTAGAGCACGAGCCACGaatttgtgccttcttgtcaTACACGTGACATCTGATCGAAGTCGTGCCCACGTCCACAGACAAAATAAATCGTCCCTTCTTGATCCCATTCCTTGGAGTCCCCATTGGAGGCAACTGACTATCATTCATATGTCATATCGGTGTTGTTTATGGTAAGACTACATCGCGCGTGTGCGCATAAtcgctgtttttgttgtgccGCTGAGGCAAGTGACGGAACCTTTGGACTTTGGGCACCCCGACCCAGTTGCAAACATCAGCGTAGCTTCGGAAACGAAACAAAGCGTCATTTTAGCAGCCAGATACGTACCATGTTGTAACACAACGATCCTCGTCCATTAAGTGGTgaatttattcaattattttaccAGGTTACGCTTATTGATAAACTCGTAATACATAAGACATAACACATAAGATGTTAGAGCTGGCGGAAACGTTGTTCGTACGCAGACTAAAATCGCGGTCGAACCGCAAAATGTCTCAAATAGCCGCACTTTGGGGCACCCGTAGTTAGTAAACGCCTCAAGACgttgcgcatgcgcagtaGGAAACGCTAGCTTGCACACACGTGTATCATCGTCTGCTGCAAAAATGGCAAAGGTAAAtaagaaaattacattttcaccAGAAATGAATGTCAGTATGCCAAGTCAAAATGTCCTGACGAGAAAAAGCGTCGACTATTGCGCGTTTGGATCATGTGCATAGCGatattgattgtttttcatCAAATTCTGTAACTAATGACTGCtatgtattcattcattcgcttgctgtgttttaaaaacacaagatcAGTCACATTAAGTTGATACTTATCGTACGACCACTACATGTAGAACACGGGACTAACAATACTAGTGTTACGGTCGGTTACCGTTAATTTAAAGTACGAATTGATCCCTTCGTAGTTGCAGACTGATTCTGATTTAAGTCTATTTATTCTTAGGAAAATGCCATACTGTATAATATTAAGTATGTGTGGGTTCTAAACTCATAATTGTGTGCCGCACCATATTTTACATGAGGGAAACCGTAACAAGATGTTACAAAAAGTTGTTACATACTTCTACAATGTAGCTTCTGCCATTTAATCGAGATGCATTTAATTTGTTCTGTCTGTTGATGCTGGCATATGTAGATGAACAAAGATGCATTATTTGTTTTACTCAGGGTACAACAACTAAAAAGACACCAAGTAAAGTTCTGAAGAATGACGTAGATGTCACCGCTATCACAAGTGAGTAACTACTGTCCGAAGTACAGATGAACTACTTCTCCAGACAAAGTTACACTTAGTAAAATTCTAAATGTGTTTCTTGATCCTTGGCTTCTAGCCGAATGACTCCCATGCTTGAGTTTGCATGTGGAATTGAGCTTTATAACAATCTTTTGAAATACCAAATTAAACTTAACAGTATAATGCTTACTCAGACAAAAGAAGCAGATGGTGCATagtaattgttttatttatcctGTCCTAAAAATTGCCACTAGTGAAGTGAGAACTGATTTGAATGATCAAACAGCTGTTGCAGAAACAAGTGGTGGTAAGAAAATGACCGTCAAAATTGGATGTCAAATTGTATGGCATCTTCTTTTGTTCCCTCAAATTTGCAGGGTGAATTTATACCAGAGACCTTTGTCCAAAGGTTGATAGTAGGATTAAATCCCGCGTACTCTCAAGCTTAACTATTAAAACATATCACTTTGATCCATTTCAGAAAAACAGAAACGCAAAGCGGAATCTACTGGTGAAACGTCACCGCCCAAGAAAACTAAAGTCATCAATGATGGTATGGATGTTTGaaagacacattttctttctgcaaACTTCATCTGAAGcgatttgtgtatttttatagGTTATTGCGTTTTTGTTGGAAACTTAAACACCTCCAAAACTTTTGAAGAAGTAACTGCCTCGTTGGAAAAGTTCTTTATGACACAAAGTCTCATAGTACAAGACATCAGATTAGCTAAATCCAGGTAAGTATCATTTTACGTGACAATGATATGACCATTAACTTTGTTACGACAGTATTGACGTTGACATATATGACGTTGTTGTTTTAAGAAAACATGCATTTATGGATTTGGCCTCAAATATGGATGTGACTAAAGCCTTGTCACTGGATGGGGAAGTAATTCTTGGTCAGCCACTGACTATTGATAAAGCAAAGGTCAAAACAGTGGAGTCTGCGAAAAAGAAGGCGAAGGCTCCTAAACTGGACCAGAAAGGTAAAATGGGCTTCTTACAGTTGTGCTTTTGCGTCCAAACCTTTAGGGGGTGCTGTTGTATAGTTGCAAAACATAAACGTGGATGCTCCTTTGTCTCCTACTAAACTTGATTTGATGAAAAGGTTGAGAAATGTTcactttaattattttttcattcgtCAGCTAAAGATTctagatgtttgtttttgaagaaTGTCCCATATAACGCAACAAAGAAAGATATCAAGGAGGTTTTCCCGAAAGCAATTGACATCAGGTTCCCTGATCAGGCTGACAGCCCAGACAAAGGGTgagtttttcccccccaacttTCCTAACTACTACTAATGCTAGTAATATTTTGTTCCCAAAACTAAGTAAAGTTTGTCTTCATCAACAGTATCGCCTTTTTGGAGTTTAAAAATGAAGCTATTGCTAGTAAAATAAGGACGAGGAAAAAAGGAGCCATGATCCAAGAACGGGTTCTCATCATTGACCCTGTCGGAGTTGTCAGcagcaataaaaagaaaaatgccaaCCCCAAATCATCCCATGAAGGTAATTTCTGTATATCTGAGtaactagttttttttttcttgtattctttaaaatgttatctccccctctttttgttttttttagttgaaaTTTCTCCAAGCACCAAACTTTTTGTGAGCAACCTGCCTTTCAACGTGACAGAAAAGAACCTTAAACATGTCTTTAAGAAAGCTCTCACCATTACTATGCCAAAGAATGGTGATAAAGCAAATGGGTAAGTGTGCACTTATCAAGCTCTATCTCTTTCTGAGCTAatgtagctagctagctggccAAATGCATGTCAACATTTGATGTCACAATTGCCCACAGATATGCCTTTGTGGAGTTTGCCACAGTGGCAGATGCTGAAAAAGCCATGAATGCCACCAAAAAGGTGAAAATCCTAAAAAGGCTGATCAAAGTCCAATTCtatgaaaagagagaaaagccAGAGATTGGAGAAGGTATTTGGGATTTAAGCTTGCCTATTTATATTTGCACTAATTAAGAACTGTGTACTTACTAAACCCAAGTGCAATTTAAGTATTGACTGATGTCTACAAGGAATAGTACAGTtctgttcttttctttcttagtGGAGTCAAAAAAACTATTCGTATCGAAACTTAGCGACAAGACAACCACAGAGATTCTTCAAGAAGCTTTCCAGGGATGTCTCAATGCAAAAGTTGCCACAGATAGAGTGACAGGAAAGTCAAAAAGGTAGGTTGAATGTGTCATGGATTAGTCTGTTACACATTTaggtgtgttttgttgttattgattttattatcTCAGGTTTGGCTTTGTGGagtatgaaaatgaagaaatgtgTGCAGCTGCCAAACAGGCCATGGAGGACAGTGAGATCAATGGGACCAAAGTCAGCGTGTGTTATGCAAGATCCAAATCTAATAAGGTGGGCGGGGCACCAGCAGACGGGGAGTAAAAAGAACAGGTGTacattgtgtgtatgtatacatTTGGGTTATCGTTGTTTTTCAGGGAAGTTTATGCATATGTTGTTTCTCTTGTCACTGATGAAATTTTGAAACTGGTTTGTAAATTTTAGTTGAAATTTTCTGTCAGGACAAGAATTTGGAGCTGCCAGGATGCTATGTGATGTTAAAGGCGTGAAATTTGAATCTCTACATATCATAATACAATAGTTTTTGTGTctactgtttttatttggattgtaTTCCAGGCTAAATTATCTTGCAACGTCTATATTTTACAAATTGTGCACTGTTACTGTTGTAATTGTATATAATTGATTCTGAGCAGTGTTATTTTTAACATGGAAGAATAATTGTTTAGGGATCCGTGACAGCACCCTCATCCCCATCCTCACCTAGTGGtaatacatcttttttttctgtatcaaacaaattaaaatgaataaaattgttAGCAAGTATGTGCAGCAATTTCTAAGCAAGTGGATTCTGGAGATTctccaaatatatttttatgttgGGGAGTTATCCTGGATGAacttaaatatattttgaaaagcaaatattgtcttgtttttgtataCATTGTATTTTCATTAAAGATTCCTACACCACCACTGATTAATCGTAATACTGTAATCTTAACTGTTTTGCTCACTCCCTTCTGAATGGGCCGGTTGCgccagtgtgtgttttggtcATGTCTCTCCAGAAAAGCTGCAGGCAGAATAACGGACGGAGAACATTAGCAAACATTAACAGACCTGTGGACTTGGGCATTTGATGTGATTACACCAAGTGGAGCACATATATTGGTGAGTTTTGCCTGAGAATTATTGCTCTTTGAATCAACTTTCACATGAGTTTATGGACTTGACCTCCAGTTGTtatgtttttcattcattctaaaaataattataatcaGTTGCAAAACCTGGTCAGTGTGATGATGGGTCTACAAATCGAAAGTGTTGATTCTTAAAATAGTAACATCAAAATCTCCAAAATAAATGGTGtggtttgcatgttttgtttgtcataCCAAAAAGGTTTTATCTTGccagttttatattttcagcAGAAATCTTTTGACTTCTCAGTGAGATTTATAATGTAAAACCaacgtgtttgttttccagtCAGTAAAGTAATTATTCACAAAGATGATTTGAATGCATAATAAACTAATTTACTAAACTAATTTAATTTGGTTACTGCCTCCAAGGAATTAAAGTTGAATTGATATTCTTTGGCAGCGTGAATGCAAGTAAGTGTCACTGAGTTAGTTGTTGCTCTTCTACTTGGAATTTGTggactttgtttttcccccactgTAAACTTCCTGATGAACTTTATGCCCTCATGCAATAGTCAATCCACTCTTTCCTTTATTTTGACCTCCAGTCTGTaattagtgtttgtgtgtattttctaCCGTCAACTAAAACATCAAGAgccaaaatgttcaatgtaaaataaaagaggccacaatatttgaataattcCGTCAGAATgacattaacattttttttactttgagatGAAAATGTGCAGAATGTGTGTCACATTTATGTAATAAttctctttgtgttttatagtgtgttttttgtcaatatGAAAAGCAGCGAAGAGAAACTCATCAATCAGGGTGTGGATGATGAGATGGTAATAAtccctttctttttatttgacatgctaaaatattaaatgtattattaaaatattaaatttattatttgctaCATTTATTGAGATAAATCAATTACGTGGCCCTAAAAGGAATCCCTGAGGGACTCCAAAAATCGAAAATGACTGCTCACGATCCTTTCAAATGGTCCCTGCAGGAGGTGTTTGGGTACCGGCCCTGCCTGTGGAAGATGATCCTGGTGGGTGTCGGTGCAGTTTGCTCTGGTGGtctcctcctgctgctgctctacTGGTTGCCCCAATGGGGCGTCAAAGCGACCTACACAAAGTCCTCACTGAGGGAGGCACAAATACTTCTGCTCAGGACTACGGTATGGGGCGTCCCTAACTCTGAAAGTGCCTGTGCGTGAGAAAGAAAACTAGAATGAGACATGGTGCTCTTTCTTCCtttaatccaaataaatgtgtgactTGGAGGCTAAGTCAAATAATGCAAATCTGTTTTAATTCGCAGGACAAATTCAAACAGTGGATTTGTGTCAAAGTACATGTGATGATGGCGGCAGGGAAGACCCCCTTTGATCATTTCAATCAGCAGTCAACAAATCACCCGCTGAATGGAGATGACCATCAAGGTCCCAAGACTGAACATGAGGAACAAATACGGAAGCTCATCCCTAGCGAGTCTGTCAAGGTACTGTAAAATGAAGTTTGAAACAAGATGACATAtttgacagaaagaaaatgatcatgtgactttttacactttgtatgtttttaagTATATGAAGCCAACTACATTACTGACGGCCCCCCTCTCTTCAGTCCACTACTTTACCCACAACAGCATCAAATACTACTGGAATGAAGGGACACAGAACTTTGAACCATTTAAGTCCGGGTCCTTAAacaatgtaccgtattttccggattataaggcgcacctaaaaacctaaaattttctcaaaagccgacagagcgccttatagtccggtgcgccttatatatggaccaaattcctaaatttaaactggcccgaagcaatgtgtcatgaaatcaatcataagtgaagactatgaatcatgaatcaaaaaggctatggatcattattttgtgattataaagtaatttgttgcgtctgaagttgaaatataaaagataaaatggagaatgatttcatttggattaaaaatctgacatgatgcattgcatcggtgcgccttatagtccggtgcgccttatataaggacaacgttttaaaatgggccattcattgaagcgccttatagtccggtgcgccttgtagtccagaaaatacggtaattatttttattctgtaGAATGTCAGCGGAAATAAATGTTGGGGGTTATTTTAGTGGCTTAGAGGACATCAAGGTGAGCTGTGCAGCTATACACAGGGACCACAGCTCTGGACTCCCGAAAACACAACAGCACTACAGGTACCacaatttcaattttaaaatcGTTTAGCAGGTCCATGATGCACATTTCATGACTGGGAATATTCATTGTCAATAGAGCTTTGTTTTTCGGCAAGAACGAGATTGACGTACGCGTGCCATCTTTGTTAAAAATCTTTGTAAAAGAGGTAAGTGTTTGGTTTGAGGaaaattattgtttgtttagcttcctaatcatttttttcttcttctttcaagGTTCTGAATCCATTTTACGTCTTCCAGCTCTTTGCTCTTATTCTGTGGTCCACTCAAGACTCCTACGATTATGCTGCGGCCATggcattaatttttttatttgcaatcGCTTTATCTCTGTACACCATTCGAAAGGTGAGCGAAGACCaatctgaggaaatattcatgTGCCGATACATTTGAGTTTAACTTGTCTCGAGTCttattgaatttgaaaaccaTTGGAACAAGCATGTGATCCTTTCTCACCGGTTGTCTGTTCTCATTCTAGCAACACGTTAGGCTGCATGACATGGTGGTGGAACACAGCATGGTGAGAGTGTCTGTgtgcagaggaaaaaaaggcacgCTTTCTGATCAGGAAGTGGAATCTGAAATGCATACAGTACACGCACAAATATTCATGTGCATACTCTCCCACACCCATAAATATGTGCACTGCATATTTTAAATCTTTCATATCAGTGCTTTAATAATTTCCTGCTGTGGATGAGTGTATAGTAAGCATCGccatgtttttgccattaattGCCATTCTCCCCCACCCCATCTCATAGCCTTTGAGCAAATCATGTCGACTGAGCTCGTGCCTGGTGATGTCATCGCTATTCCGACCAATGGGATGATCATGCCATGTGACGCCGTGCTTCTCTGTGGCACCTGCACAGTAAACGAGAGCATGTTGACAGGTTgacctttctttttcttttctttttttttttttaatactttttttagttttatttatttattttaattttattgtgtttctttgtatttatttaactgtATTTATTGAACTGGcaaaagtgaaacaaaatgaaaaaaataataattccactTTATGTACAAAGGACTGGCACTATTTTGGGCGGGGGGCCGCAAATAGCAAAACTCCACTCGTTATGATTGCCataaaaaggggaaaaatgtGAACAAGCCTGGTAAGTAAGTCTTTCTGTGTTGGGATCCACAGGAGAGAGCGTACCTGTTATGAAGACCAGTTTACCAGGTTTTGGCAAGGAGGCAAACAAGATTTATAATTCAGAGGAACACAAGCGACATGCCCTCTTCTGTGGCTCACATGTGATCCAAAGTCATTTCTATGCTGATGAGCCGGTGAAGGCGGTCGTGGTCAGAACCGGTGCGGTCTGATGCTGAAATGTGGTGAAAATGTAGTCTCCCGCTGTTTTGTGCATCATTCTACCTTACATGATCCGACAGGCTTCAGTACAGAAAAGGGTCAGCTTGTGCGTTCCATTCTCTACCCGAAACCCACCGACTTCAAACTGCACCGTGATGCAACACATTTCCTGATGTGTATGGCGGGCTTGGCAATGATTGGCTTCATCTACACCATCACTATCGATGTCCTAAATGAGGTGTCGTATCTAAAAATAGTCCAGTTATTCCGTCTATATGTCCTATTCAAATATTCATCCCGTCCAGGTTCATATTCAGGGCATCATCTTCGACACTCTGAATATCGTTATTATCGCTGTGCCCCCGATCTTACCCGTGGCCTTGTCTGCTGGTATTGGGCACGCACAGAGACGCTTGAAGCGCGTCGGCATCTTTTGTCTCAGTCCGCAAAGGATCAACATATGTGGTCAGCTGAACCTGGTCTGCTTTGACAAGGTGGATGTCACCCACAGGCTTTCAGATTTGCTGACATATTTGCCTTACATAACACTTTTGTGTCTGTACTTTAGACTGGAACTCTTACTGAGGATAGTTTGGACTTGTGGGGTATTCAGAGAGCTGAAAATGGAAGGTAAGTaagaaagactttttttctcttgacaTATTAGTTTCTTGATGCCGCAACTCGTTCAGGATAAAATGAGTCTTACCGCACAACTGAAAATTTCGACGACAAAATATCAAGAAATGTTTTGCGCATTTTGTCCTTCTAAGTTCTCCTATGAGCATCCTTATAGTCCTCTTGTCCCACACAGTTTTCTACCTCCAGACACCGACGTGTCAACAAAGAATCTGCTCAACACTTGTTTTGCTGCCTGCATGGCAACATGCCACTCACTGACCACCATAGAGGGCAAACTCTTTGGCGACCCTTTGGACCTCAAAGTGTTCAGTGCCACAGGCTCGGTAAAGAACACTGATTGTTTACGCATTCAAGCCTGCCGTGGAAACTCCGTTGCCGCAgccatatttattttgaaaagctacatcatatattgtttttttcagattcTCGATGACGCCAGAGAGGAACATATTGCCCTTTACAAAATCAATATTTCCACTGTTGTGCAACTTCCGCAGCAGGTAATCCATAAATCAATTCAGTGATTGATGTTATCCTGTATGGCTCTTcttaaatgtaatatattaaCATTCAACTTTCAGTCCGGTGAATTTGGCATTGTGCGCCAGTTCCCCTTCTCCTCAGCATCGCAGAGGATGAGTGTGGTGGTCCGGCAGCTGGGACAAAAACACTTGGATGTCTACCTAAAAGGAGCACCAGAGACTGTGGCTGACCTTTGCAGACCAGACACAGGTcaaacacgtgtgtgtgtgccgaACAGTGGCCATAAAATACACTCGAATCAATTTAAATTGACCATCTCTAAACATCTGAATGCACATTTCCAAGTAAATGTCCGGATCAGACAATCAACGCTTTTGTGTCTGAAAGCCACTTTTTGTGTATTTCACTtgtcattaaaacaattaaTATGCTGAGCTCACAAATGACAGACAGGCCTGCTGTGCTTGTGTTTGTCTCCGCAGTCCCACAGAGTTTCAAAGAGACTTTGGAGTCTTACACCCGGCAGGGGTTTAGGGTTATCGCCCTGGCACACCTTCAACTGGAGTCCGAACTCTCCTTGCCACAAATCCATAGCCTCAGCCGGTATGTATTCATGCTTATGTCGAATTTATGGGTGAATACACAAACATTCCATTAGAGTGTCTTTGAACACatcttattttcaaatgatactTGTAGTCAACAACAAGTCCAAACACTCTTGGCACAAAGTTTACACTCACCGCAGCCATTGTTGTATTCCTCCATCACGGCACAATCACAGGAACATCCCACCCCAGAATACAaagatgttatttatttactttaaaaaTCCTTGCTCTTCATGCTCTAAGCTTCACTCTGATCTTGgtgactgttgtttttttattttctcctccACATACATTTAGTTTCAATCTGTTAGATGATCACAATAAATGCAACCAGACATCTCGACAAAATCCACACCTCAGGGAGAGGTTAAGTTTAACCAACTACGTTGGTAGTGAACGTTATAGAGTGTCGATCTTCACCGCatgtaaaaaatgcaaattgagtcatttatttagttttttttaaaatgagttcGAAATTATGAAATAATGATATTAAACTGTTTTGGGATCACGTGTTTGTGGTTGAGTTGGTTTTACCTACCCATATAAGCAATTATAGACATTTAGAAGAGGTGCATTATGAATTACTCACTTTTCTGCCATGTCTTTTTCCCTTTGCATTAATTTTGGTCCCTCAACAGAGAGCAGATAGAAACCGACATGGACTTCCTTGGTTTGATCATCATGCAGAACAAAACCAAAGAACAGACTAACGGTGTTTTGCTTGATTTAAGACAAGCCAACATTCGAACTTTAATGGTGACAGGTAAAAGCTGTATCTTGCATATTGTTAGGCTGCCAGTGTTTGAAGTTCACATATTTGCCATCACATTTGTGTGCCGTTAGGTGACAACTTGTTGACTGCAATATCTGTGGCTCGAGACTGCGGGATGATTCAAGCCCATGAGAAAGTTATTATTGCAGATGCTGTGCCTCCGAATGATCAAAACCCTGCTAGTATTATGTGGCGCTACCCGGC
This region includes:
- the LOC119137632 gene encoding LOW QUALITY PROTEIN: probable cation-transporting ATPase 13A3 (The sequence of the model RefSeq protein was modified relative to this genomic sequence to represent the inferred CDS: substituted 1 base at 1 genomic stop codon) translates to MKSSEEKLINQGVDDEMEVFGYRPCLWKMILVGVGAVCSGGLLLLLLYWLPQWGVKATYTKSSLREAQILLLRTTDKFKQWICVKVHVMMAAGKTPFDHFNQQSTNHPLNGDDHQGPKTEHEEQIRKLIPSESVKYMKPTTLLTAPLSSVHYFTHNSIKYYWNEGTQNFEPFNGLEDIKVSCAAIHRDHSSGLPKTQQHYRALFFGKNEIDVRVPSLLKIFVKEVLNPFYVFQLFALILWSTQDSYDYAAAMALIFLFAIALSLYTIRKQHVRLHDMVVEHSMVRVSVCRGKKAFEQIMSTELVPGDVIAIPTNGMIMPCDAVLLCGTCTVNESMLTGESVPVMKTSLPGFGKEANKIYNSEEHKRHALFCGSHVIQSHFYADEPVKAVVVRTGFSTEKGQLVRSILYPKPTDFKLHRDATHFLMCMAGLAMIGFIYTITIDVLNEVHIQGIIFDTLNIVIIAVPPILPVALSAGIGHAQRRLKRVGIFCLSPQRINICGQLNLVCFDKTGTLTEDSLDLWGIQRAENGSFLPPDTDVSTKNLLNTCFAACMATCHSLTTIEGKLFGDPLDLKVFSATGSILDDAREEHIALYKINISTVVQLPQQVIHKSIQXLMLSCMALLKCNILTFNFQSGEFGIVRQFPFSSASQRMSVVVRQLGQKHLDVYLKGAPETVADLCRPDTVPQSFKETLESYTRQGFRVIALAHLQLESELSLPQIHSLSREQIETDMDFLGLIIMQNKTKEQTNGVLLDLRQANIRTLMVTGDNLLTAISVARDCGMIQAHEKVIIADAVPPNDQNPASIMWRYPANPVLNNDQMSTISFAGEGLHCEKNTGYHFALSGQAFAVISEHFPQLLQKILLRATVFARMAPDQKTQLVQALQNIDYIVGMCGDGANDCGALKKAHSGISLSELEASAASPFTSTVPNISCVPNLIREGRAALVTSFCVFKYMALFTIILFCSTTLLYSVLTNFGFYQFLFIDIGVTIFVVFTMSLNPAWKKLVKQTPETSLISCSVLYSLISQIFNCLLFQLVAFFLVQHQSWYEPPKSIHDPFSKYDPNELSNLSVTPPPKELYGVNYLYADVRNFENTSIFYVSAFQYLTVAITFCKGKPFRQPSYKNWAFMLSVFTQYAFFLFVLLHPIPAIDDVFQIADVPYEWRITLLIIAFVHAVVSFLLEIVNNRWGWAYFSWNFCWKKRHPKTKYKCLALKLKDEAFWPPAPSTIAYANSTLHLHTSVSP